From a region of the Branchiostoma floridae strain S238N-H82 chromosome 13, Bfl_VNyyK, whole genome shotgun sequence genome:
- the LOC118429448 gene encoding histone H2B-like, with amino-acid sequence MPPSGKAAKKAGKARSAGDKKRGRRGKRRETFGVYIYKVLKQVHPDTGVSNKAMGIMNSFVNVILERIAAEASCLAHYNKRSTISSREIHTAVRLLLPGELAKHAVSEGTKAVTKYTSSR; translated from the coding sequence ATGCCGCCTAGTGGAAAAGCTGCTAAGAAAGCTGGCAAAGCCAGGTCAGCCGGAGACAAGAAGCGCGGAAGGAGGGGAAAGAGAAGGGAAACCTTCGGCGTCTACATCTATAAGGTGCTGAAACAGGTGCACCCCGACACCGGTGTCTCCAATAAAGCCATGGGCATCATGAACTCCTTCGTCAACGTCATTTTAGAGCGCATCGCCGCCGAGGCTTCTTGCCTGGCTCACTACAACAAGCGCTCCACCATCAGCAGCCGCGAGATTCATACCGCCGTGCGACTCCTGCTACCGGGCGAGCTGGCCAAGCACGCCGTCAGCGAGGGCACCAAGGCCGTCACCAAGTACACCAGCTCCCGGTAG